A section of the Rhizobium sp. BT03 genome encodes:
- a CDS encoding branched-chain amino acid ABC transporter permease, whose product MADITDTIRTEKSRTALSVQAAFLAIGLLLLLLAPFFFYPIFLMKLLCFALFACAFNLLLGYTGLLSFGHATFFGGAAYFTAYTVKSWGLPPELGILIGVAGAALLGLVMGFFAIRRQGIYFAMITLALSQMFFFFCLQAEFTEGEDGIQSVPRGHLFGFIDLNSSTNMYYFVLAVFLVGILIIWRFINSPFGMILKSIRENEQRAISLGYSVARYKLGAFVMSAALAGLAGAVKSIVFQFATLTDVAWQMSGEVILMTLLGGIGTLIGPLFGAGLVVALENYLATSEFPVTIITGIVFMVCVLIFRRGIIGEFYASRLGRKLGFVYRR is encoded by the coding sequence ATGGCTGACATCACCGACACCATTCGAACGGAAAAAAGCCGGACCGCCCTTTCGGTGCAGGCAGCCTTCCTCGCCATCGGGCTGTTGCTGCTGCTGCTTGCGCCCTTCTTCTTCTATCCGATCTTCCTGATGAAGCTGCTCTGCTTCGCGCTTTTTGCCTGCGCCTTCAACCTGCTGCTCGGCTATACCGGCCTCTTGTCCTTCGGCCATGCCACCTTCTTCGGCGGCGCAGCCTATTTCACCGCCTATACCGTGAAATCATGGGGCCTGCCGCCGGAGCTCGGCATTCTGATCGGCGTGGCGGGTGCGGCCTTACTCGGCCTCGTCATGGGTTTCTTCGCCATCCGCCGCCAGGGCATCTATTTCGCGATGATCACGCTGGCGCTGTCGCAGATGTTCTTCTTCTTCTGCCTGCAGGCGGAGTTCACCGAGGGCGAGGATGGCATCCAGTCGGTGCCGCGCGGCCATCTCTTCGGCTTCATCGATCTGAACAGCTCGACCAACATGTATTATTTCGTGCTGGCCGTTTTCCTCGTTGGGATCTTGATCATCTGGCGCTTCATCAATTCGCCTTTCGGCATGATCCTGAAGTCGATCCGCGAAAACGAGCAGAGGGCGATCTCGCTCGGCTATTCCGTCGCGCGCTACAAGCTCGGCGCTTTCGTCATGTCGGCAGCACTGGCCGGGCTCGCGGGCGCGGTCAAATCGATCGTCTTCCAGTTCGCGACGCTGACCGACGTCGCCTGGCAGATGTCGGGCGAAGTGATCCTGATGACGCTGCTCGGCGGCATCGGCACGCTGATCGGTCCGCTCTTCGGCGCCGGGCTGGTGGTGGCGCTGGAAAACTACCTCGCCACCTCGGAATTCCCGGTGACGATCATCACCGGCATCGTCTTCATGGTCTGCGTGCTGATCTTTCGCCGCGGCATCATCGGCGAATTCTACGCTTCGCGGCTGGGGCGGAAGCTGGGCTTCGTCTATCGCCGCTGA
- a CDS encoding branched-chain amino acid ABC transporter permease, with amino-acid sequence MTMIFGIPLQALLGQLLIGLINGSFYALLSLGLAIIFGLLRVINFAHGAQYMLGAFVAYLLLTYAGIGYWPSLILAPVIVGLAGAIIERLFLRRLYDLDPLYGLLFTFGLALAVEGTFRYLYGSSGQPYATPAALAGGANLGFMFLPIYRGWVVVVSLVVCLGTWLLIEKTKLGAYLRAATENAVLVQVFGVNVPVLLTLTYALGAGLAAFAGVLAAPIYQVSPLMGSNMIIVVFAVVVVGGMGSIMGAIITGYVLGIAEGLTKVFYPEASNIVIFVIMAIVLLIRPAGLFGRDA; translated from the coding sequence ATGACGATGATCTTCGGCATTCCCCTACAGGCGCTGCTCGGCCAGCTGTTGATCGGGTTGATCAATGGCTCGTTCTATGCGCTGCTCAGCCTCGGCCTCGCCATCATCTTCGGCCTGCTCAGGGTGATCAACTTCGCCCATGGCGCGCAATATATGCTCGGCGCCTTCGTCGCCTATCTGCTGCTGACCTATGCCGGCATCGGCTACTGGCCGTCGCTGATCCTGGCGCCCGTCATCGTCGGCCTTGCCGGCGCGATCATCGAGCGGCTGTTCCTGCGCCGGCTCTACGATCTCGATCCGCTCTACGGCCTGCTCTTCACCTTCGGGCTGGCGCTCGCCGTGGAAGGCACCTTCCGCTATCTCTACGGCTCGTCCGGCCAGCCCTATGCGACGCCGGCAGCCCTTGCCGGCGGGGCCAACCTCGGCTTCATGTTCCTGCCGATCTATCGCGGCTGGGTGGTCGTCGTCTCGCTCGTCGTCTGCCTCGGCACATGGCTGCTGATCGAAAAGACCAAGCTCGGCGCCTATCTGCGCGCCGCCACCGAAAACGCCGTGCTGGTGCAGGTCTTCGGCGTCAACGTGCCGGTGCTGCTGACGCTGACCTATGCCCTCGGCGCTGGTCTTGCCGCCTTTGCCGGCGTGCTGGCAGCGCCGATCTACCAGGTCTCGCCGCTGATGGGCTCGAATATGATCATCGTCGTCTTCGCCGTGGTCGTCGTCGGCGGCATGGGATCGATCATGGGCGCGATCATCACCGGTTATGTGCTGGGCATCGCCGAGGGCCTGACCAAGGTCTTCTATCCCGAGGCCTCCAACATCGTGATCTTCGTCATCATGGCGATCGTGCTTCTCATCAGGCCCGCGGGCCTCTTCGGCCGGGATGCTTGA
- a CDS encoding ABC transporter ATP-binding protein yields the protein MAALLEIQGLNAWYGESHVLHGVDMRVAEGETITILGRNGVGKTTTLRTITGIVRARKGRISFAGSDMMQVPLHKTAHRGIGFVPEERGIFSTLTVSENLLLPPVVAKGGMTLDEIYELFPNLYERRGSPGTKLSGGEQQMLAIARILRTGVRLLILDEPTEGLAPVIVQRIGEVLQTLKGRGMTILLVEQNFRFASRIADRFYLMDHGQMVSEFPIGELPQRMDTLHKVLGV from the coding sequence ATGGCCGCTCTCCTCGAAATTCAGGGATTGAACGCCTGGTACGGCGAAAGCCATGTCCTGCACGGCGTCGACATGCGGGTGGCCGAAGGCGAGACGATCACCATTCTCGGCCGCAACGGCGTCGGCAAGACGACGACGCTGCGCACCATCACCGGCATCGTGCGGGCCCGCAAGGGCAGGATCAGCTTTGCCGGCAGCGACATGATGCAGGTGCCGCTGCACAAGACGGCGCATCGCGGCATCGGCTTCGTGCCGGAGGAGCGCGGCATCTTCTCGACGCTCACCGTGTCGGAAAACCTGCTGCTGCCGCCTGTCGTGGCGAAGGGCGGCATGACGCTCGACGAGATCTACGAGCTCTTCCCCAATCTCTACGAACGCCGCGGCAGCCCCGGCACCAAACTCTCAGGCGGCGAGCAGCAGATGCTGGCGATCGCCCGGATCCTGCGCACCGGTGTGCGGCTGCTCATTCTCGACGAACCGACGGAGGGGCTTGCCCCCGTCATCGTCCAGCGCATCGGTGAGGTGCTGCAGACGCTGAAAGGACGCGGCATGACGATCCTGCTCGTCGAGCAGAACTTCCGCTTCGCCAGCCGTATTGCCGATCGCTTCTATCTGATGGATCATGGGCAGATGGTGTCGGAATTCCCGATCGGCGAACTGCCGCAGCGCATGGATACGCTGCACAAGGTTCTGGGGGTTTAG